CCTTATGTTCTGTTGAATCATTTACTTGTCTGGTAGCATCTCTTTAACTGTAAGTTTATTGTTTCTTCATACCGATGGAATCTTCGATATGGGGATATTACAGCGCACACCACAATTATTCTGAACTCTAGTAAGCCTCCCCTTTCTGTAGAAGCTATAATAAAAGATCGACTGGAGTTCTTTTGTTGCATTTGGCATGTTATTATAAGTTATATTCAATGATGTATGCGGCCGTCActttttccatatttttgttgCTGCTTTTGTTACGACCCCATTTTCCCGTCCAACTGAAACTGGATTGATTTTCGTTCTTCATTACAAGGAAAATTGGAAGCATCTAACTCGGTTATCCATCCATAATCATCATTGCCGCCATCTTCTCCACCTAGAACCACTATCTTCTTGAGCCAAAAAGACAACTGTTTTCACATATTCCATTGCGGTTGCATCATCTTTTCCATCCACCCCACCCCCGGGTGCCCATTGTCTTCGCAGTTCACTTATTCCATCATCTTTGCAGCCCAAGAACCAACTGTATTCCAACAACAGTCATATAAAGATCTTATAGCAGataataaattgaatttttcttCTCTCTCCATCTGCATTTCAGTTTAATTTCCCTTTTACTTTTGTGTTTCTTGAGAATCAAGTCCGGGTTCTTGGAATTACAGTATTGATTTTCCGGCAAAGTTCGTTCTTTCTTTTGGAGATTTATCGGTTTTCCGGTGAGCTTTCCGACGAGGCGTACAGAAGATTTTCAGAGAGTATATACGGAACATTTGGGTTGAGTGGTTAAACAAATCGAAATCGAATACAAATCCAAAAAAATCCGATTGATTCTCGGTCCGCGAGTTTCAAACGACGACACCGTTCCTCCAGCTCGTCGTAATCCATCACGGCTAGATTTCCGTTAACTTCAAAGGCTGCAATTCAGGTTATATTGTTTCTCTCTTGCCTTGATATTTTAATAGTTTGATATTTTACCGTAATTGTATCTCATTGCCTGCCTATTTTGTTCTTGAATCTTTAGTTAGTATTGGCCCTAGCATTGTTAAATTAATTGCATTAGTGATAACTTTGCATTATAGTTTTGCACATTTTCTTTGTGAtctttagttgtagattatagcCCTCTTTAGCTCTTGTACTGTATTTCTTCACCTGTTTTTCTGacctttagttgtagattatagttcctgttagttcctttattttatttctttacctGTTTTGCGACCTTTAGTGGTAGATTATATTTcgctaatttattttatttttgtcgctTGTTTTCGTGATAGTGCTTGCGTAGTGACTTATAGATTATAGTGGCTTTGGTGAACGATGGTAGGGTAAGGTCTTGTCCTCGGGGGTGTCAACGGGGAGGGGGGTAAGAGGGCTAAGGGAGCTACTAGGCTGAGAGTGGGTCTTGGAACATAAGAACTTTGACTAGAAAATCTGTAGAGTTAACGAAGATTCTCGAGAAAAAGAAGATTAATATAGCTTGTGTACATGAGACTAGGTGGATAGGAGATAAGGTGCGGGATGCGGGCAGTTTTAAACTTTGGTATTCTGGGAGAGTGGGGGGCAGGAACGGGGTAGGTATCTTGGTTGATAAGGACCTTCGTAAGCTAGTGGTGGAGGTTAGGTGGGTGAATGACAGACTGATAACTATTAAGCTAGTTGTTTGAGGTTTTACTTTGAACATAATCAGTGCGTACGCACCCAAGCATGCTTGGATGAGAAAGTCAAGAGGCATTTTTGGGAGGATTTGGATGAGATGGTGTGTGGTATCCCACATACCGATAAGCTTTTCATAAGAAGAGATTTCAACGACCACATTGGAGCGACGTTTGGGGGGTATGATGATGTGCATAATGGCTTTGGTTTTGGAGATAGAAACGGAGGAGGAACGTCTCTGCTGGACTTTGCTAGAGCATTTGATTTGTTGATAGAAAACTCGAGTTTCTCGAAGAGGAGGAAGCACTTGGTCACCTTCCGGAGTTCGGTGCCcgagactcagattgattatttaCTCTGTAGGAAGTCCGATAGAGGTCTTTGCACGGATTGCAAAGTCATCTCGAGTGAGAACCTCTCGACCCTTCATAGGCTTCTGGTCATGGACCTTGAGATCATGAGGAAGAGGGCAATGTATAGCCAATATAAGATAGAGTGGGGATCCTTGGCGGAAGCTAAAACGCAGGAGTTGGGGGTCAAGCTGGTGACTATGGGGGTTTGGAGGAGTAGTAGGGACGCAAACGCTATGTGGACCACGACTGCGCAGTACATTAGGGAAGCTGCGAGAGAGGTATTATGGATCTCAAGGGGTTACTCTGGCGGTCACaagggagactggtggtggaatggagaggttcAAGGAAATGTGGAAACCAAGAAAGCAGCGTATCTGAAGCTAGTGGAAAGTGTAGgcgaggaggagaagagggcgAATATGGAGCATTATAAGTCggctaagaaagaggcaaagctAGCAGTTACCGCGGCCAAGACTGCAGCTTTTAGTCGTTTCTATGAGGAATTAGAGGGTCGAGGTGGGGATAAGTGGTTGTTCAGGTTATCCAAGGCGCGAGAAAGGAAGACGCGTGACTTGGACcagtgaagtgcatcaaggacgaagaaggtagagttttgttggataATGGGCTAATCCatcggagatggcagacctactttcatagtCTCTTAAACGAGGAGGGAGACATGAGCATTgtactatgtgatttggaactctCTGGGAGCCGCTGTGACTTTGGGTACtgtaggcggattagagttgatgaaATTGAGGGGGCTATACGTAAGATGAGCAGAGGCAAAGCGACCGGGCCGGATGACATCCCAGTGATGTTTTAGAAGAGTGCGGGCAAGGCAGGCTTGAAGTAACTCACTAgattatttaatgtcatttttagaacgaataagatgcccgaagagtggaggtggagcacgatggttcctgtatacaagaataagggtgatatccaaaattgcaataactattggggtatcaagctgcttagccatagTATGAAAGTCTAGGAGAGAGTGGTAGAACTAAGGGTGAGaaggagtgtgtctattttcgagaaccagtttgggtttatgcTGGGGCATTCGACTACAGAAgtcatccaccttgttaggagattgatggagcattATAGCGAGAGAAAAAAGTACTTGAATATGGT
The nucleotide sequence above comes from Nicotiana tabacum cultivar K326 chromosome 12, ASM71507v2, whole genome shotgun sequence. Encoded proteins:
- the LOC142167281 gene encoding uncharacterized protein LOC142167281, translated to MVCGIPHTDKLFIRRDFNDHIGATFGGYDDVHNGFGFGDRNGGGTSLLDFARAFDLLIENSSFSKRRKHLVTFRSSVPETQIDYLLCRKSDRGLCTDCKVISSENLSTLHRLLVMDLEIMRKRAMYSQYKIEWGSLAEAKTQELGVKLVTMGVWRSSRDANAMWTTTAQYIREAAREVLWISRGYSGGHKGDWWWNGEVQGNVETKKAAYLKLVESVGEEEKRANMEHYKSAKKEAKLAVTAAKTAAFSRFYEELEGRGGDKWLFRLSKARERKTRDLDQ